A window from Gasterosteus aculeatus chromosome 14, fGasAcu3.hap1.1, whole genome shotgun sequence encodes these proteins:
- the nrarpa gene encoding notch-regulated ankyrin repeat-containing protein A has protein sequence MSQAEVSTCSAPQRVFQEAVKKGNTKELHSLLQNMTNCEFNVNSFGPEGQTALHQSVIDGNLELVKLLVKFGADIRLANREGWSALHIAAFGGHQDIVLYLITKAKYSSGAR, from the coding sequence ATGAGCCAGGCGGAGGTGTCGACGTGCTCCGCGCCGCAGCGGGTCTTCCAGGAGGCGGTGAAGAAGGGCAACACCAAGGAGCTGCACTCGTTGCTGCAGAACATGACAAACTGCGAGTTCAACGTCAACTCCTTCGGGCCGGAGGGACAGACGGCGCTGCACCAGTCGGTCATCGACGGCAACCTGGAGCTGGTCAAGCTGCTGGTGAAGTTCGGCGCGGACATCCGACTGGCCAACAGGGAAGGTTGGAGCGCGCTGCACATCGCCGCTTTCGGTGGCCACCAAGACATTGTGCTATACCTCATCACCAAGGCCAAGTACTCATCTGGCGCCCGGTGA
- the chchd10 gene encoding coiled-coil-helix-coiled-coil-helix domain-containing protein 10, mitochondrial — MARGSRSHHAAPASPAISHAPAPAHPPPAAMAPAPAQGPGLMAQMATTAAGVAAGSAAGHLLVSALSGSGGGSSNAEPAKPTYQEPLRSAPGQPGPCHYEVKQFLDCATNQTDLTLCEGFNEALKQCKFSRGVTSLV, encoded by the exons ATGGCCCGAGGAAGCCGTAGCCACCACGCCGCTCCAGCCAG CCCGGCTATTTCCCATGCCCCGGCCCCCGCTCATCCACCTCCTGCTGCGATGGCTCCGGCTCCGGCCCAGGGTCCGGGCCTGATGGCCCAGATGGCGACCACAGCTGCCGGGGTGGCAGCGGGCTCGGCTGCGGGCCACCTCCTGGTCAGCGCCCTTTCGGGATCCGGTGGTGGAAGCAGCAACGCGGAGCCGGCAAAGCCCACGTATCAG GAGCCCCTCCGGTCGGCCCCGGGCCAGCCAGGCCCGTGTCACTATGAGGTCAAACAGTTCCTAGACTGTGCCACCAACCAGACGGACCTGACTTTATGTGAGGGCTTCAACGAGGCGCTCAAGCAGTGCAAGTTCTCCCGGG GTGTGACATCACTGGTGTGA